The stretch of DNA CAGGCTTTGCATTAATAACTTAAGTCAACGAACAACAAACATTCCAAAGGAGGGGAGATTAGAACTTAGAAGACAAAGGAACGCCCACGCACTCTGGAAAAGATTAATCATGGACATCTCAAAGGCACCTAATCCACGAAAATTGGATCTTTGTCGCAAATATTTCTTTGGTAATATCCAATATCTAATCTTTTATAAatcatataatattattttttccaattttagcTGGTTTTGCCTTCCTGCCTTTTGTGTGGGCAATTAACGTGTGCTGGTTTTTCCAGGAGGCCTTCTATAAGCCTCCGTATCCCGAACAGAATCAGATTAAGAGATGTAAGATTACCCATGGTTAtacctcaaaaaaaaaacctctaattgtgtgtattttctaACCTCCCTCAGTTGTTATATTCTCTGCGGTGGGAACTTTATTCTGGCTTATAGTACTCACTTCCTGGATAGTGATATTCCAAACAAATCGCACATCTTGGGGCGCCACTGCCGACTATATGAGCTTTATCATCCCGCTAGGGAGTGCATAACGAAAAAACCTAGAAATAACCAACttatgatattaaaaaaagactTATTTCCAATCATCAAAccgtttattattaattcccCACATATATTCCAATTAAACCCATTCAATCCAAAACAACTGCTTGatttaattacatattttttattcacatCTAaagctgtttttgttttttataattttctgtaTACTTTAAATATGTGTACTATATTTTGTTGAAATTTCTTAGCCGCTAGTTATGTGTTTTGTTCATATTCGTCCATATTTGTATGCTTGATTTAGCTTTAGTTAGCCGTTTTGTGGATTACATTCTTTGCTTAGATACAATTTCATTGTTTCGAATTCAATTCAATGCGCTTTTTATCCTTCtctaaaatacatattttgtataaaactCTGCTTGTACCATTACATAAGCCATTATGGTAATTTGTTAAACCCCATTTAATTGTTATGTGTTGTGTGTTTGTATCCGTGAATCGAATGCTTTCTATGATTTGATTACAAATTGCATTGAGAATGTCAAAAAACCTAGCGACTCTAAATGGGTGTAAGGAAATCACTCGCTCATCTACACATGAAGACATAATTCAAATTGCTATTATGCGGTAATTCGCTTTCGTTTCGATTTGTTAACGTGTTTTGCAGCAAATGCTGCGAGCACATTTAGTACATTACAATATGATGCATTAATGTTTATAACACGAACTTGGTGGCCACTGCACCGAGCAAGGCCACCAAATCAATCAGTGGAACTAATTTACAATACAAAAGACTCGCTTTAAGGTATATTTACATTCaatacttgttttatttataaattctaaAGAATAATTAATGTGTGTGTTTTAGGGGCTAGGATGTGGGAGTTTTGGGGGTAAGGATTCGTGTTCGTTTCTTGGGAGAGCTTAGGCTAAAGAACATTAAGTGCCATAAATCACGCGTGTAGAGTCTATGAAGCGGCTAGTGAACTACTACACACCCACATTCACATAGATAATCGTTTAATTACACATATATCTCGCCCTcgttatcatatcatatatgcatatgcgtataaatatttaaagtacaaATTGATGCTtagaaacaatttaaattagtgTGCGGCTGCTGGCCGAAAAATTCATCGTAGTCATTCACGGAGAACTTATAACATAGAAACTACGGATACGAGTAGTACACACATAGATATAGATTTAGATacacataatatatatatatatatttataagaattGAATGGGCGGCGCGCCCAATTTGTCTTTTAGATGCAAATCCCGCGCAGCTCCATCCGCAACACAGATAAGGATAATTAATACACACGCTAAATGCTAAACTTGTACGTCCTACTTgcataatttaatcatttagaATCTTTTAGTTAAACAATATCCatacattttcatttcttaaTTTCGTTTCTCTttcgttaaatatttatttttacaaagaaATCAACACGCTACAGTATCGGGtttgtttcgttttcattttgttgTATGTTTGATGTtatctgtttgtttgttcatGTTCGGTTTACGCCTCTCTCGtatgatataaatataaatatagat from Drosophila takahashii strain IR98-3 E-12201 chromosome 2R, DtakHiC1v2, whole genome shotgun sequence encodes:
- the pen-2 gene encoding gamma-secretase subunit pen-2, translated to MDISKAPNPRKLDLCRKYFFAGFAFLPFVWAINVCWFFQEAFYKPPYPEQNQIKRFVIFSAVGTLFWLIVLTSWIVIFQTNRTSWGATADYMSFIIPLGSA